The Plasmodium coatneyi strain Hackeri chromosome 5, complete sequence DNA window GAACACGTAGAGGATAAAGACGACATTAACGCGTTGCACGAAaacaagaaagagaagatgcACGCCATTTCTCAGGATCTCCAAGAATTCGCTAACAAAAATGACTTCCAGGAAACCTACACACTCACCTCCTACTGCTTCAACTTTCTGAACGACAATCTGACCGACAGCCTGAAGCAGCAGATCGacgaaatgaaaatgaaaattgaAATTGAAATGATGAACGTGGGGCACGACCAGGACGACGCGGAAAACGCCAACGACGAAaaggacgatgatgatgaaagTGGTGATGACGATCGTGGTGATGATGCTGACCAGGATAACGCCACCCTTGACGAGGCGTCTCCCTCATCGTCCACCGAAACGGAGGGTTAACCCCGGgagtgaaaaattaaaccaCTCCGTGTGGCAGATCGCCTGCCTGTGTGGTCATGCATATTCGGGGGGGGGAGCCTTAACAACCTCTTGACGCGAAGGTTCCCCCCCGCAGCCATGTACCCATTTgttattcttcctcttcgatttgtgcacatgtgcTTTTTATGTGAGTACCTCCTATGGGCAGGCGTAACAAACTTTGGCAACACCATTTGTAACTCGCCAAGTGTGCTTTCGCAGGGGGTGCGTGTGGAAAGGAACAATCATCTTGAGGGTTCCCCCTGCGCTGCCTCCCTTTTGACCAAACACGTTCTACACTTTGTAACGCTTTAAAAATTAGTCACTCTTATAACAGCATCAAAGGGGGGGTAGTAGGTCCCCATCCCCATTATAAGGATAGATtgacatggaaaaaaaaaaaaaacaccagtGCAGCTTTTCACTCTGCGAATGTGCTAATGGTACTTCTAAAAAGCACAATTTATGCGAAAAGGCTATGCACAGAAAATTGCGCCAAAATTGTACATAGGCACGTGTGGGCCCCTCGCATAAGAAAagccccccaaaaaaagtCGCTTCGACTACGGCATACAAATTCCATGGCGCACCGACAGCGCAAGTGCTGATCGATTGCCTTGCCACACTGTTGCGACGACTACACTGAAACGAAATTAACGGGGCACCTAATTTTTGAAGGGACCTCAAAAATGGGTAACTAAGCATAGAGAGGAGGTACCTTTTACCACCGCAACGTAaggttttttccccttaattgattgttgcttttgttttccatttttttttttttttttttgcgaataaaaaaaagtggaagcaaCCCTTTTAAGGGGGCACTGCCTTAACGATCAGAAACTCCAACCGGCCGAAGCAATCTGGCTGAGGGAAACCGTCACGAACGAAAAAACTGTACTTCCTACCCCAACAGGGAGGGCGACAATTCAGCAAGTGGTATCCTCCCTAAGAGCATATCTGCCAACTGCCTTATGCACCCGCCTTATCCCAACCCGGCCGAACcgaaatggagaaaatagCCCTAATACAAAGTAACATGACGATGAGAAACCTACCTACTGATAGGGACTAATtgagagaggaaaaaagagggacGGCATTTGTTAtagtccccctttttcgGTGAAGCCGTCACATTTTCAACTCCAACACACCCTCCGCAGATCCCCTGGACTATATTCGCTTGAACATGGAGGAGGAGATCTTTTTAAAGTGCAAAGGAGACAGAGAAATCAGAGGAAAATTAGACGTaagaattgttttttttctcaccccCTTTTAGGAAATGGTGTTTTCCTGCGGGGGGCATCACATCGGAACGTTCCACTTAGATGTTCCACTGAGGCGTATCCACATCGGCaggtttttccttcctgtatGGTCTCTCCACATAATTACTACCACATATTATGCACACCGCTGTTCACCCCCCCCTGCAGGCATACGATAACCACTTGAATATGATTCTGTCCAACGCGCACGAAACGTATAAACAGACCGTTGTGGAGAATGACGAGGAATCCGTAAAGGTACGCAACGAAACGCACTCTCATTCTGTATGAATGGAAAGTAGCCAGCTGATTAAAGAAACAAGCTAATGAGTTGCCGCTACAATGTGAGGGAGTGTGCACGTCGGAATCTTCCCCCCagggataaaaataaaggaagctTAATAAAGTGGtggaactttttttccacatgggGATTacaatgtgtgcatatttttacatgtacGTTATGTCcccaatttatttattttcttttttcagaAAATCGAAAGGAACCTAGACATGGTTTTCGTTCGGGGGGACTCCATCATCTTAGTGTCATCGGCGACGAAGTAGGAGCAGCGCTCCGTAAGGTGTAGAGGTGAAGGTCACATTTAACACGTAGCGACACTGCTCCGTATACATGAGGCAGCTTGTTCAAGTGCGATTAGCGTTTGTCTCCGCGTTGGGCTGACCCGTTTTCCGCATCCCTTTAGCACACTCCCTATCTTGGCACATGCAGGCCATTGTACGGGTCgaattttctttccccccatttctcgaaaaattatttttttatttttttctggtcAATTACTAACGAGAAGTTAGTTATATAGACACATTTTGaactttaaatatttttttaaaattgcccAACGAGCATATGTAGacatgttttaaaaaaaaaaaatcctcccCCCGTGTGCATTTCCTGTGTAACGTATTTGTGAAGCGGAAAAGAGCTTGCCCACAGTGACAAACCAATTACAACGTTAACAAAATGACCCACCTGGAATGACGCAGGAGTGAACATTTGGCCCAtgcagaagggggaaagctttttaaaaaactcaAACGCAAATTATCCGGACAAAAATTGCACGCTTCTACCAGGGGGAGCGT harbors:
- a CDS encoding U6 snRNA-associated Sm-like protein LSm3; protein product: MEKIALIQNPLDYIRLNMEEEIFLKCKGDREIRGKLDAYDNHLNMILSNAHETYKQTVVENDEESVKKIERNLDMVFVRGDSIILVSSATK